The proteins below are encoded in one region of Cucurbita pepo subsp. pepo cultivar mu-cu-16 chromosome LG10, ASM280686v2, whole genome shotgun sequence:
- the LOC111803908 gene encoding GDSL esterase/lipase At5g45960-like isoform X1 — protein sequence MSSSTHQPSPSLLRYQLLYCFLAVLTLPVSGGRRSSEQQHSGVFNTSTTAILVFGDSTVDPGNNNFIPTVFRSNFPPYGRDFLNHEPTGRFTNGRLATDYIASYAGIKDLIPPYLDPNLEMKDLLTGVSFASAGSGFDPLTPAISNVIPLRKQLDYLKEYKKRVESGIGKDRAEAHIKKAAFVVSAGTNDFVLNYFLLPFRRQIYSVSSYQRFVIQLLMDFLQGLWEEGGRRIAVVGLPPIGCLPIVITLNFDKTTLTRGCVDSYSAAARGFNQILKKELKSMQSKLAKDNVKLYYVDSYGPLADMIHNFHNYGFEEAGSGCCGSGYVEASFLCNPKTYTCPDASKYVFWDSIHPTQTTYHNIFLAGRPIVDAMLKN from the exons ATGTCGTCCTCCACTCACCAACCAAGCCCTTCGCTTCTTCGTTATCAGCTTCTATATTGCTTCCTCGCCGTTCTAACGTTGCCCGTTTCCGGTGGCCGGCGCTCATCGGAGCAGCAACATTCTGGGGTTTTCAACACTTCAACCACCGCTATTTTAGTGTTCGGAGACTCCACGGTCGACCCCGGAAATAACAACTTCATTCCTACCGTGTTTCGGAGCAACTTTCCGCCTTATGGAAGGGATTTTCTCAACCACGAGCCCACCGGAAGGTTCACCAACGGCCGACTCGCCACTGATTACATCG CTTCATATGCAGGCATCAAGGACTTGATTCCTCCTTATTTAGACCCAAATCTGGAGATGAAGGACCTATTGACCGGAGTCAGTTTTGCCTCGGCGGGTTCTGGATTTGACCCACTTACCCCAGCCATTTCT AATGTGATTCCATTAAGAAAGCAATTGGATTACTTGAAAGAGTACAAGAAACGGGTAGAGTCGGGGATTGGCAAAGACAGAGCCGAGGCGCACATCAAGAAAGCAGCGTTTGTAGTCAGTGCAGGAACAAATGACTTTGTGTTAaactattttcttcttccatttcgaCGCCAAATctactctgtttcttcttacCAGCGCTTCGTTATTCAGCTTCTCATGGACTTCCTTCAG GGCTTATGGGAGGAAGGTGGTCGAAGAATTGCGGTGGTGGGGCTACCACCAATTGGCTGCCTGCCTATAGTCATCACCTTGAACTTTGATAAAACCACGCTCACACGGGGCTGCGTCGACTCTTATTCCGCCGCTGCAAGAGGCTTCAATCAAATTCTTAAGAAGGAGTTGAAATCCATGCAGTCAAAGTTAGCCAAAGATAACGTTAAATTATATTACGTTGATTCTTATGGGCCACTTGCCGACATGATCCATAACTTTCATAACTATG GGTTTGAAGAGGCTGGGAGTGGATGTTGTGGGAGTGGGTACGTGGAGGCATCGTTCTTATGCAATCCGAAAACCTACACGTGTCCTGATGCCAGCAAGTACGTGTTTTGGGACTCCATTCATCCCACTCAGACGACCTATCACAATATCTTCCTCGCCGGTCGGCCAATCGTCGATGCTATGTTAAAAAACTAA
- the LOC111803912 gene encoding ATP synthase mitochondrial F1 complex assembly factor 1: protein MRSSSLRTLRTIAGSAKFFLASALPAVRQSSRSYFVNVSLEKLQKEAIPCDFLKWCSIGFFRTSRFASGFAPLQQKPLDSIMDMEKAKDRSPEDLASIWDDYHLGRGHIGASMKAKLYHLLEQRAADCRHFVIPLWRGSGYTTMFVQVQMPYILFTGLEDYKARGTQAAPYFTVAYYKEFSESKDLVLIRGDIVFTSKLTDQEAEWLLETTQSFYLNDARYKLVERFNKQTRDFEFKDVLQALEMPIL, encoded by the exons ATGCGAAGCTCTTCGTTACGAACATTGAGGACCATTGCTGGTTCTGCGAAATTTTTTCTCGCTAGTGCTTTGCCGGCGGTTCGACAGTCTTCTCGTTCCTATTTTGTTAATGTGAGTCTTGAGAAACTGCAAAAGGAAGCTATTCCTTGTGATTTCCTCAAATGGTGTTCGATTGGTTTCTTTCGGACTTCAAGATTCGCTTCGGGGTTCGCTCCCTTGCAACAAAAGCCGTTGGATTCGATTATGGATATGGAGAAGGCGAAAGATCGGTCACCGGAGGACCTCGCTTCCATCTGGGATGAT TATCATTTGGGAAGAGGTCATATTGGGGCATCGATGAAAGCTAAACTATATCATTTATTGGAACAACGAGCAGCAGATTG CCGACACTTCGTCATTCCTTTGTGGCGTGGAAGTGGTTATACTACCATGTTTGTTCAAG TTCAAATGCCGTATATCCTTTTCACTGGCCTTGAAGATTACAAGGCAAGAGGAACTCAAGCAGCTCCCTACTTCACCGTGGCCTATTACAAAGAATTTTCAGAGAGCAAGGACTTAGTGCTTATTCGAGGTGATATTGTGTTCACAAGTAAGCTCACCGACCAGGAGGCAGAATGGCTTTTAGAGACCACACAATCCTTCTATCTGAACGATGCTCGGTACAAGCTGGTTGAACGGTTTAACAAACAAACACGTGATTTTGAGTTCAAGGATGTCTTACAAGCACTGGAAATGCCCATTTTATGA
- the LOC111803908 gene encoding GDSL esterase/lipase At5g45960-like isoform X2 — translation MSSSTHQPSPSLLRYQLLYCFLAVLTLPVSGGRRSSEQQHSGVFNTSTTAILVFGDSTVDPGNNNFIPTVFRSNFPPYGRDFLNHEPTGRFTNGRLATDYIASYAGIKDLIPPYLDPNLEMKDLLTGVSFASAGSGFDPLTPAISNVIPLRKQLDYLKEYKKRVESGIGKDRAEAHIKKAAFVVSAGTNDFVLNYFLLPFRRQIYSVSSYQRFVIQLLMDFLQGLWEEGGRRIAVVGLPPIGCLPIVITLNFDKTTLTRGCVDSYSAAARGFNQILKKELKSMQSKV, via the exons ATGTCGTCCTCCACTCACCAACCAAGCCCTTCGCTTCTTCGTTATCAGCTTCTATATTGCTTCCTCGCCGTTCTAACGTTGCCCGTTTCCGGTGGCCGGCGCTCATCGGAGCAGCAACATTCTGGGGTTTTCAACACTTCAACCACCGCTATTTTAGTGTTCGGAGACTCCACGGTCGACCCCGGAAATAACAACTTCATTCCTACCGTGTTTCGGAGCAACTTTCCGCCTTATGGAAGGGATTTTCTCAACCACGAGCCCACCGGAAGGTTCACCAACGGCCGACTCGCCACTGATTACATCG CTTCATATGCAGGCATCAAGGACTTGATTCCTCCTTATTTAGACCCAAATCTGGAGATGAAGGACCTATTGACCGGAGTCAGTTTTGCCTCGGCGGGTTCTGGATTTGACCCACTTACCCCAGCCATTTCT AATGTGATTCCATTAAGAAAGCAATTGGATTACTTGAAAGAGTACAAGAAACGGGTAGAGTCGGGGATTGGCAAAGACAGAGCCGAGGCGCACATCAAGAAAGCAGCGTTTGTAGTCAGTGCAGGAACAAATGACTTTGTGTTAaactattttcttcttccatttcgaCGCCAAATctactctgtttcttcttacCAGCGCTTCGTTATTCAGCTTCTCATGGACTTCCTTCAG GGCTTATGGGAGGAAGGTGGTCGAAGAATTGCGGTGGTGGGGCTACCACCAATTGGCTGCCTGCCTATAGTCATCACCTTGAACTTTGATAAAACCACGCTCACACGGGGCTGCGTCGACTCTTATTCCGCCGCTGCAAGAGGCTTCAATCAAATTCTTAAGAAGGAGTTGAAATCCATGCAGTCAAA GGTTTGA